One genomic window of Monodelphis domestica isolate mMonDom1 chromosome 1, mMonDom1.pri, whole genome shotgun sequence includes the following:
- the MANBAL gene encoding protein MANBAL: MAAELNFSPPEVPEPTFLENLLRYGLFLGAIFQLICVLAIIFPVSKSHDGEGGHFEPRKFEVTKKPKGPAPSQSKKSKKETKKKR, translated from the exons ATGGCTGCTGAGCTGAACTTCTCTCCCCCTGAGGTCCCAGAGCCTACTTTCCTAGAGAATCTTCTTCGTTATGGACTATTTTTGGGAGCTATCTTCCAGCTTATCTGTGTATTGGCCATAATATTCCCAGTTTCAAAGTCTCATGATggg GAAGGGGGACATTTTGAACCAAGAAAGTTTGAGGTGACCAAGAAGCCAAAAGGACCTGCTCCTTCTCAAAGCAAAAAGTCCAAGAAGGAAACcaagaagaagagatag